From the genome of Nicotiana sylvestris chromosome 2, ASM39365v2, whole genome shotgun sequence, one region includes:
- the LOC138884977 gene encoding uncharacterized protein, translated as MYFPDEEVSFIGEDIAESYDGWRMFFDGAANFKVVGIGTVLVSEIGQHYSVSTKLRFPCTNNMAEYEACILGHKMDIDMNIQELLVIGDLDLLIHQVHEEWATKNSKILPYLHHVHELRKRFTNTKFQHVPIIQNEFTDALDALSSMIQHPNKNFIDPIPIKIHDQPTYCAHVEKEADGKPWFHDIKEYLAKGECPEFANPIQKCTLQRLSNNFFHNGGILYRRTPDLRLLRCVD; from the coding sequence atgtattttcctgatgaagaggtatcattcataggagaagatattgcagaatcctatgacggttggagaatgtttttcgatggagcagcaaatttcaaagtaGTTGGCATAGGaacagtcctagtatcagaaatcggtcagcattattCGGTGTCTACTAAActtaggttcccgtgcaccaacaacatggccgagtatgaagcttgcatcttagggcACAAAATggacattgacatgaacattcaagaattgctagtgattggagatttggacctactcatacatcaggtgcatgaagaatgggcaaccaagaactccaagatactcccctacctgcatcatgtacatgaattgaggaaaaggtttaCAAATAcgaaattccagcatgttcccataatccagaatgagttcaccGATGCGTTGGAtgccctatcatccatgatacaacatccaaacaaaaactttattgatcccattccaataaagatccatgatcagccaactTACTGTGCCCACGTCGAaaaagaagcagatggaaagccttggtttcatgatatcaaggaatatttggcaaaaggcgagTGCCCAGAATTTGCAAACCCCATTCAAAAATGCACACttcagagattgtccaacaatttctttcacaacggaggaatcctgtatagaagGACTCCCGATTTAagactattaaggtgtgtcgactaa